A window of Pseudomonadota bacterium contains these coding sequences:
- a CDS encoding DNA photolyase → MKISKLFIDEDVIDFPAAKSILSRLNMQYEIVSDHHRVYDFINASEHSIQLAKETLFITKNKGAFIRDCPGTSCYTCCGYKILHIGTFCSMDCSYCILQSYFHPPVLQFFVNHEDMTNEINLLFENNSISRVGTGEFTDSLIWESLMDFSGMLVNKFSKQNRAVLELKTKTINIKFLKELSHNRKTIVSWSLNTEKVIREEERKTSSLNARLEAAALCESWGYPVSFHFDPVIIYDGCEEEYKKVIQKIFSYVSPDNIVWISIGTFRFIPPLKNIIKDRFFGSKIAYGEFITGLDGKMRYFKPLRIDIYKKIVGWIKEISPDVLVYFCMEDDEVWEKSTGFIPEKYGGLSALLDRSAVIHCGLQSEQ, encoded by the coding sequence TTGAAAATATCAAAACTTTTTATAGATGAAGATGTAATTGATTTTCCCGCTGCGAAATCTATATTATCGCGCTTAAACATGCAATATGAAATAGTGAGCGATCACCATCGGGTTTATGACTTTATTAATGCATCCGAACATTCCATTCAACTTGCTAAAGAAACTCTTTTTATAACAAAAAACAAAGGAGCTTTCATAAGAGATTGCCCGGGAACAAGCTGTTATACATGTTGCGGTTACAAGATTTTACATATCGGAACTTTTTGCAGTATGGACTGTTCATATTGTATTCTTCAGTCATATTTTCATCCTCCGGTTTTACAGTTTTTTGTTAATCATGAAGATATGACAAATGAGATAAATTTGCTTTTTGAAAATAATAGCATTTCCAGGGTTGGAACCGGTGAGTTTACAGACAGTTTAATATGGGAAAGTTTGATGGATTTTTCCGGTATGTTGGTAAATAAATTTTCAAAACAGAATAGGGCGGTTCTTGAACTAAAAACAAAAACAATAAACATCAAGTTTTTAAAAGAGCTATCCCATAACCGTAAAACGATAGTATCATGGTCGTTAAACACCGAAAAAGTAATAAGAGAAGAAGAACGCAAAACATCATCACTTAATGCAAGGCTTGAAGCGGCAGCCTTGTGTGAGTCATGGGGGTATCCTGTCAGCTTTCATTTTGATCCTGTAATTATTTATGATGGTTGTGAAGAAGAATATAAAAAAGTTATCCAAAAAATATTTTCATATGTATCTCCCGATAACATTGTATGGATAAGCATAGGTACATTCAGGTTTATTCCTCCTCTAAAAAATATAATAAAAGACAGATTCTTTGGTTCAAAAATTGCCTATGGCGAATTTATTACAGGTCTTGATGGTAAAATGAGATATTTTAAACCGCTAAGAATTGATATTTATAAAAAAATAGTTGGATGGATAAAAGAAATTTCTCCTGATGTTCTTGTTTATTTTTGCATGGAAGACGATGAGGTCTGGGAAAAATCAACAGGATTCATACCTGAAAAATATGGCGGGTTATCTGCATTGCTTGATAGGAGTGCTGTAATACACTGCGGGCTGCAAAGCGAACAGTAG